One Paenibacillus sp. FSL H7-0737 DNA segment encodes these proteins:
- a CDS encoding TIGR00266 family protein — protein MKYDVLYEGAFAMLKVYLDPGESVKAEMGAMVAMSPNVELKGTADGGVMRGLGRMLSGEKFFFQELRAIRGQSEVLLSPGSLGDIQAIELDGSYKLLVQKDGFLAGTEGIQVNTKMQNLTRGLFSGEGFFIVEISGRGTVFLSSFGAIHAINLAPGEEMIIDNGHLVAWPDYMDYKVEKAASGWLNSLTSGEALVCRFRGEGVILVQSRNPGSFGTWIKSFVPTRS, from the coding sequence ATGAAATACGATGTTTTGTACGAGGGTGCTTTTGCAATGTTAAAGGTATATTTGGACCCCGGCGAAAGTGTTAAAGCTGAGATGGGCGCAATGGTTGCCATGTCTCCTAACGTAGAATTAAAAGGAACCGCTGATGGAGGCGTAATGCGCGGTCTGGGAAGAATGCTGAGCGGTGAAAAGTTCTTCTTCCAGGAACTCAGAGCTATCCGTGGTCAAAGTGAGGTCCTACTGTCTCCTGGATCATTAGGTGATATCCAAGCTATCGAATTAGATGGTTCCTATAAGCTGTTAGTTCAAAAGGACGGATTCTTAGCCGGAACGGAAGGCATTCAAGTAAATACCAAAATGCAAAATTTAACACGCGGACTTTTCTCTGGTGAAGGCTTCTTCATTGTAGAAATCAGCGGCAGAGGAACAGTATTCCTGTCCTCCTTCGGAGCGATCCACGCCATTAATTTAGCACCTGGTGAAGAGATGATTATCGACAATGGACATCTCGTCGCTTGGCCAGATTATATGGACTATAAGGTAGAAAAAGCAGCCTCGGGTTGGTTGAACAGTTTAACCAGTGGTGAAGCGTTAGTCTGCCGATTCCGCGGAGAAGGTGTAATCCTCGTTCAGAGCCGTAACCCTGGGAGCTTCGGAACGTGGATTAAATCCTTCGTACCCACTCGAAGCTAA
- a CDS encoding class I SAM-dependent methyltransferase, whose amino-acid sequence MKQNKYDDTNFFSAYKQMPRSIGGLEAAGEWHVLQPLIPDLHNKSVLDLGCGFGWHCLYAREQQASSVVGVDISEKMLQEAREKTDDPAISYIQMPIEDIEFASEQFDVVISSLALHYVESFEAICRKVHTYLKPGGSFIFSVEHPIFTSRNEQDWYVDDQGNRLHWPVDHYQSEGLRETTFLTENVIKYHRTISTYFNDLIGAGFAIKAVKEPKPSDEMSNDPWMKDEDRRPMFLIISAEKE is encoded by the coding sequence ATGAAACAAAATAAATACGACGATACGAATTTCTTCTCAGCCTATAAACAAATGCCTCGTTCCATTGGTGGGCTTGAAGCAGCTGGAGAATGGCATGTATTACAACCTCTGATCCCAGACTTACATAATAAAAGTGTTCTTGATTTAGGCTGCGGATTTGGCTGGCATTGTCTATATGCACGCGAGCAGCAGGCAAGCTCAGTCGTTGGCGTAGATATCTCTGAAAAAATGCTTCAAGAAGCGCGTGAAAAAACAGACGATCCAGCTATTTCATATATCCAGATGCCGATTGAAGATATTGAATTTGCGAGCGAACAATTTGATGTGGTCATCAGTTCATTGGCCCTGCATTATGTAGAGTCCTTTGAAGCTATCTGTCGCAAGGTTCATACTTACCTTAAGCCAGGCGGTAGCTTTATATTTTCAGTGGAGCATCCCATCTTTACTTCTCGAAATGAACAGGATTGGTATGTGGATGACCAAGGCAATCGTCTTCATTGGCCTGTAGATCATTATCAGTCTGAGGGGTTGCGTGAAACGACCTTCTTAACAGAAAATGTGATTAAATATCATCGCACAATCTCAACCTACTTCAATGACTTGATTGGAGCCGGGTTTGCTATCAAAGCAGTTAAGGAGCCTAAGCCTTCTGATGAAATGAGCAATGATCCGTGGATGAAGGACGAGGATCGCAGGCCGATGTTCCTGATCATTTCAGCTGAAAAAGAATAA
- a CDS encoding AraC family transcriptional regulator has translation MNQSTTCHVLSAGFSFHRKPFHMSHSHGNQNYLIRLQTEGRSRAMIDGVMTPVESGDIMLFAPNDPYYLIIDKEEYPVGKPRIESGDYHIFCEGTWIVEWWERAQRPSLLSVPLSENFLGLFRQLILEHRRLSDFSPAISACYLQILCMEIDRLITDQPAITPKGYLAYRMKQYVEEHATLPFLLEDVAAHVDISVSRAVHLFKEAFGTSIIKYVNDVRLEMARERITFSPMPLEQVAETCGFANYTYFHRVFRSRFGMSPRQYRVHSRTQV, from the coding sequence ATGAATCAATCAACTACCTGTCACGTTTTATCTGCTGGATTTTCCTTTCACCGCAAACCTTTTCATATGTCACATAGCCATGGAAATCAGAACTATTTAATTCGTCTGCAAACAGAGGGCCGAAGCCGAGCAATGATCGACGGTGTGATGACTCCAGTAGAGAGCGGCGATATCATGCTGTTTGCTCCTAATGATCCTTACTATTTAATCATTGATAAGGAAGAGTATCCTGTGGGTAAGCCGCGGATTGAAAGCGGAGATTATCATATTTTTTGTGAAGGAACTTGGATTGTTGAATGGTGGGAACGTGCTCAGAGACCCTCACTCTTAAGTGTGCCACTTAGTGAGAATTTCCTCGGCTTATTTCGTCAACTGATTCTTGAGCACAGACGTCTTTCCGATTTCTCACCAGCGATATCTGCCTGTTATCTGCAAATCCTGTGTATGGAAATCGACAGACTCATTACAGATCAGCCAGCGATTACGCCTAAAGGCTATCTAGCTTACCGAATGAAGCAATATGTTGAGGAGCATGCAACCTTACCTTTTCTGTTGGAGGATGTTGCCGCACATGTAGATATTTCCGTCTCCCGTGCCGTTCATTTATTTAAGGAGGCCTTCGGGACCAGTATTATCAAATATGTAAATGATGTCCGGCTAGAGATGGCAAGAGAACGAATAACCTTCAGCCCGATGCCGCTGGAGCAAGTAGCAGAAACCTGCGGTTTCGCGAACTATACTTATTTTCACCGTGTATTCCGAAGTCGTTTCGGCATGTCCCCTAGACAGTACCGTGTACACAGCAGAACTCAAGTATAA
- a CDS encoding sugar phosphate isomerase/epimerase family protein: MLKIGLQLYTLREELEQDFEGTLRKVAALGYKGVEFFHYFGRTAAEVKQLLNELGLVALGAHRPYDALLNDTEAEISYNLEIGNPNLIVPYLSEEQRNYVEVAANLKVIGEKCKAGGAVLLYHNHDFELTDKYGDSDRTAFDGLFEEVPADLLQVEMDTCWVHHAGYDPVEYINKYAGRLPIIHLKDLKKKEDGSPETVVLGEGEVNLTAILNAAVQANVEWAVVEQDFCSRSPLESVEDSLKWVKAYANQGGKVNV, from the coding sequence ATGCTGAAGATAGGTCTGCAATTGTACACGCTTAGAGAAGAATTGGAACAGGATTTTGAAGGAACACTGCGTAAGGTAGCAGCCCTTGGATATAAAGGCGTAGAGTTTTTCCACTATTTCGGCCGCACCGCAGCAGAAGTCAAACAATTGCTAAATGAGCTTGGACTAGTTGCGCTCGGCGCACATCGTCCATATGACGCATTGCTGAATGATACAGAAGCAGAGATCTCTTACAATCTTGAGATTGGAAATCCAAATTTGATTGTTCCTTATTTGTCAGAAGAACAACGTAACTATGTAGAGGTTGCCGCGAATCTGAAGGTTATTGGAGAAAAGTGCAAAGCGGGCGGAGCAGTTCTTCTGTATCACAATCATGATTTCGAGTTAACAGATAAATATGGTGATAGTGACCGTACTGCTTTTGATGGATTGTTTGAAGAGGTGCCGGCTGACCTGTTGCAAGTGGAAATGGATACTTGCTGGGTACATCATGCAGGCTATGATCCAGTTGAATATATCAATAAATACGCAGGTCGACTACCGATCATCCATCTGAAGGATTTGAAGAAAAAAGAAGACGGATCTCCGGAAACTGTTGTACTAGGTGAAGGTGAAGTGAACCTTACTGCAATTTTAAATGCAGCTGTACAGGCAAATGTGGAGTGGGCGGTAGTAGAGCAGGATTTCTGCAGTCGTTCACCATTAGAAAGTGTAGAAGATAGTTTGAAATGGGTAAAAGCATACGCAAATCAAGGAGGAAAAGTTAATGTCTAA
- a CDS encoding Gfo/Idh/MocA family protein codes for MSNKLRIAIVGCGGIANGKHMPSLSRQKDAEMVAFCDIIEERAQKAAQTYGAEGAAVYTDYTELLKAGGFDIVHVCTPNDSHSVITIAALEAGNHVMCEKPMAKTTAQAQEMLDAAKRTGMKLSVAYQNRYRSDSEYLKALCENGELGDIYYAKAIALRRRAVPTWGVFLDEEKQGGGPLIDIGTHALDLTLWMMDNYKPRSVMGSSFHKLSNRKNAGNAFGPWDPEQFKVEDSAFGFITMENGATIVLESSWALNVSEYREAQTLLAGTEGGADMKDGLRLNGDRGGRLYETKVDLSAGGVAFFDGGQENESDREARLWLEAVREDKEPVVKPEQALVVTQILEAIYESSRTGRAVYFDGTSDN; via the coding sequence ATGTCTAATAAGTTGAGAATTGCTATTGTAGGTTGCGGTGGTATCGCAAATGGGAAACATATGCCAAGTTTGTCACGTCAGAAGGATGCTGAAATGGTAGCTTTCTGCGATATCATAGAAGAGCGTGCACAGAAAGCCGCTCAGACTTATGGCGCTGAAGGCGCTGCTGTTTATACAGATTACACTGAGCTTTTGAAAGCTGGCGGATTTGATATTGTTCATGTATGTACACCAAATGACAGTCACTCCGTGATTACTATTGCTGCATTGGAAGCAGGTAACCATGTAATGTGCGAGAAACCAATGGCTAAAACCACTGCCCAAGCACAAGAAATGTTGGATGCTGCGAAGCGTACGGGGATGAAGTTGTCTGTCGCTTACCAGAACCGTTATCGTTCGGATAGTGAATACCTTAAAGCACTCTGCGAAAACGGCGAACTAGGTGATATCTATTATGCAAAAGCAATTGCCCTTCGTCGTCGTGCGGTTCCTACTTGGGGCGTGTTCCTGGATGAAGAAAAGCAAGGCGGCGGCCCACTGATCGATATCGGTACGCATGCACTTGATCTTACTTTATGGATGATGGATAATTATAAACCACGCAGTGTTATGGGCTCGTCTTTCCATAAGCTGAGTAACCGAAAGAACGCTGGAAATGCCTTTGGTCCTTGGGATCCTGAGCAATTTAAGGTAGAAGATTCAGCTTTTGGATTTATTACCATGGAAAATGGTGCTACAATTGTACTTGAATCTAGCTGGGCACTAAATGTATCTGAGTATCGAGAAGCTCAGACGCTTCTTGCAGGTACAGAAGGTGGTGCAGATATGAAGGATGGTCTGCGCCTAAACGGTGACCGTGGTGGACGTCTGTATGAGACCAAAGTAGACTTGTCTGCTGGTGGAGTAGCGTTCTTTGATGGTGGACAGGAAAATGAATCTGATCGTGAAGCTCGTTTGTGGCTTGAGGCGGTTAGAGAAGACAAGGAACCTGTAGTTAAACCTGAGCAGGCCCTCGTTGTTACTCAAATCTTGGAAGCTATTTATGAATCTTCACGTACAGGTCGCGCTGTGTATTTTGACGGCACATCAGATAATTAA
- a CDS encoding Gfo/Idh/MocA family protein: MSSKIHSVVIVGFGGMGSYHAKLIKETNSLEVVGTYDLLEARRADSINAGYKVYESYEEVLADPAVEIVLIATPNDVHKEIAIRALQAGKHVICEKPVAMSKEELQDMLDAADAAGRVFMVHQNRRWDEDFLTIKKMYDQETIGSLFQLESRVHGANGIPGDWRHVKAQGGGMLLDWGVHLLDQLLFMIDSKVISVSSSLSFILGNDVDDGFEAILQFENGIKAIVEVGTTNFITLPRWYVKGIEGTGIIEDWSLTGRLVTRNNEGEKIEPKPIRAGVGLTKTMAPPSEGATITEALPQPAELGSSFYDNFAAVIEGTAEPIVKNAEVMRVQNLIEAIFESAEKNQVVKDFDMYGEGK; this comes from the coding sequence ATGAGCTCAAAGATACATTCCGTAGTCATCGTTGGCTTTGGTGGAATGGGAAGTTATCACGCGAAATTAATTAAGGAGACTAACTCTCTAGAAGTGGTAGGGACATACGACTTGCTTGAAGCACGTCGTGCGGACTCCATCAATGCTGGTTACAAGGTATATGAAAGTTATGAAGAAGTATTAGCAGATCCTGCAGTTGAGATTGTTCTTATTGCGACACCAAACGATGTACACAAAGAAATCGCTATACGTGCGCTACAAGCTGGCAAACATGTTATTTGTGAGAAGCCAGTCGCTATGTCCAAGGAAGAGCTTCAAGATATGCTGGATGCTGCGGATGCAGCAGGACGTGTGTTCATGGTACATCAGAACAGACGTTGGGATGAGGATTTCTTAACCATCAAAAAAATGTATGATCAAGAGACCATCGGTTCTTTGTTCCAGCTTGAATCTCGCGTACATGGAGCGAATGGTATTCCAGGAGACTGGCGCCATGTCAAGGCACAAGGTGGAGGAATGCTGCTAGATTGGGGCGTTCATTTATTAGATCAGCTCTTATTTATGATCGATAGCAAAGTCATCAGTGTGAGCAGCAGTCTGAGCTTTATTTTAGGCAATGATGTAGATGATGGCTTTGAAGCCATCCTGCAATTTGAGAATGGAATTAAAGCTATCGTTGAGGTTGGGACAACTAACTTTATTACGCTGCCTAGATGGTATGTGAAGGGTATTGAAGGAACGGGTATTATCGAAGATTGGTCTTTAACTGGACGTTTAGTAACCAGAAACAATGAAGGTGAAAAGATCGAACCTAAGCCTATACGTGCTGGTGTTGGATTAACCAAAACTATGGCGCCTCCTTCAGAAGGGGCTACGATTACAGAAGCTTTACCTCAACCTGCGGAGCTAGGCTCTAGCTTCTATGACAATTTCGCAGCCGTTATTGAGGGAACAGCAGAGCCAATCGTTAAGAATGCCGAAGTAATGCGTGTTCAGAATTTGATTGAAGCTATTTTTGAATCTGCTGAGAAGAACCAAGTAGTAAAAGACTTCGATATGTATGGTGAAGGTAAGTAA
- a CDS encoding sugar phosphate isomerase/epimerase family protein, which produces MKLGVFMVLFGGRKLEDALDYVASKGLKAVEIGTGGNPGNSHCDPKMLLENETALKEFKHAVESRGLTISALSCHGNPLHPQKELAQKDHEDFVNSVKLAQKLGVPVVNTFSGCPGDHEGAKYPNWPVAPWPNDYQEILDWQWENKVIPYWTEWGAFAAEHDVKVGLELHGGFSVHTPATLLRLREAAGEVIGANLDPSHMWWQGIDPVQAIHILGRQGAIHHFHAKDTVIDPVNVNMHGLTDMQSYTKMLDRAWQFRSVGFGHDLKTWADIMSALRLVGYDYVVSIEHEDGLMSVEEGFSKAVSNLQQVLIEEPLAEMWWV; this is translated from the coding sequence ATGAAACTTGGAGTATTTATGGTCTTGTTTGGGGGTCGCAAGCTGGAGGATGCTCTTGATTATGTAGCGTCCAAAGGTCTAAAGGCGGTAGAGATTGGTACAGGAGGGAATCCTGGTAACAGCCATTGTGATCCTAAGATGCTTCTCGAGAATGAGACAGCATTGAAAGAATTCAAACATGCTGTGGAATCCCGTGGATTGACGATCAGTGCATTGAGCTGTCACGGAAATCCCCTACACCCACAAAAAGAGCTTGCCCAGAAGGATCATGAGGACTTTGTGAACTCGGTCAAATTGGCGCAGAAGCTAGGAGTTCCAGTCGTTAATACGTTCTCTGGCTGTCCAGGTGATCATGAGGGTGCCAAGTATCCGAACTGGCCGGTAGCTCCATGGCCAAATGATTATCAAGAAATTCTGGATTGGCAATGGGAAAATAAAGTGATTCCTTACTGGACTGAATGGGGAGCCTTTGCCGCAGAGCATGATGTGAAGGTTGGTCTTGAGCTGCACGGCGGATTCTCCGTTCACACACCTGCTACTCTACTGCGGTTGAGAGAAGCTGCAGGTGAAGTAATCGGAGCTAACCTTGATCCGAGTCATATGTGGTGGCAAGGAATTGATCCAGTGCAGGCAATTCATATTTTAGGCCGCCAAGGCGCAATTCATCATTTCCACGCTAAAGATACAGTTATTGATCCAGTCAATGTCAATATGCATGGCTTAACAGATATGCAATCCTATACCAAAATGCTTGACCGTGCATGGCAGTTCCGTTCGGTTGGCTTTGGACATGATCTTAAGACTTGGGCTGATATTATGAGTGCTCTTCGTTTGGTAGGATATGATTATGTGGTCAGTATTGAGCATGAAGATGGATTGATGTCTGTGGAAGAAGGCTTCTCCAAAGCTGTAAGTAACCTTCAACAAGTATTGATTGAGGAGCCACTAGCAGAAATGTGGTGGGTTTAG
- a CDS encoding DUF2164 domain-containing protein has translation MQPIKIQREHKLQITSSIQDYFETELSSEIGQLASENLLDFMLKELSPYIYNQALADARKVIEQKMISIEEELYALEQPLTSARR, from the coding sequence ATGCAGCCGATAAAAATACAGAGAGAACACAAACTACAAATTACATCCAGCATTCAGGATTATTTTGAAACGGAGCTGTCTAGCGAAATTGGCCAATTAGCAAGTGAGAATCTTCTTGATTTTATGCTCAAAGAACTCTCACCTTATATTTATAATCAGGCACTGGCAGATGCCCGTAAAGTGATTGAGCAAAAGATGATTTCCATTGAAGAAGAATTGTATGCACTTGAGCAACCACTAACATCTGCTAGAAGATAG
- the fabV gene encoding enoyl-ACP reductase FabV, with protein MIIKPRTRGFICTTAHPQGCARQVERQIEYIQTQPEIKGPRKVLVIGASTGYGLASRITAAFGAGASTVGVYRQSSSNGARTASAGWYNSAAFEELAEKAGLQSYSVTGDAFSKETKDRTIQLIRSELGQVDLVIYSVASARRTDPVTGEVYNSVIKPIGDTYTNKTVNFHTGEVSQISIEPATDKEIDDTIRVMGGDDWQLWIEALHQAGALADHATTIAFSYIGPEITQSVYRKGTIGRAKDHLELTAHTLNDELSSIDGRAYVAVTKGLVTQSSSAIPVVPLYTSALYKVMKEKGLHEGCIEQTYRLFAERLYAIEGTSVDEEGRIRIDDWEMSPDVQDQVTQIWDKLTTDNIYELTDLESYKQEFFQLFGFETEGVDYEAETDPDVTVTNQR; from the coding sequence ATGATTATTAAACCTAGAACACGCGGCTTTATCTGTACTACCGCACACCCGCAAGGTTGCGCTCGTCAAGTAGAGCGGCAAATCGAATATATCCAGACACAACCCGAGATCAAAGGACCACGCAAGGTGCTTGTCATTGGCGCCTCTACAGGATATGGCCTCGCCTCACGGATTACAGCCGCCTTTGGGGCTGGAGCCAGCACAGTAGGCGTCTACCGCCAGAGCAGCAGCAATGGAGCCCGTACAGCCTCTGCTGGATGGTACAATTCAGCAGCCTTTGAGGAACTTGCAGAGAAAGCTGGACTTCAATCCTACAGCGTAACCGGTGATGCCTTCTCCAAAGAAACTAAGGATAGAACCATACAGCTGATTCGCAGTGAATTGGGACAAGTTGATCTAGTCATCTACAGCGTTGCTTCTGCCCGTCGAACAGATCCTGTGACGGGTGAAGTTTATAACTCCGTAATTAAACCTATAGGAGATACCTACACTAATAAAACCGTAAACTTTCATACGGGTGAAGTTAGTCAAATTTCTATTGAGCCTGCTACAGACAAAGAAATCGATGATACCATTCGAGTGATGGGTGGTGACGATTGGCAGCTTTGGATTGAAGCTCTCCATCAAGCCGGAGCTTTGGCCGATCATGCCACCACCATCGCATTCTCATATATCGGGCCGGAGATTACCCAGTCTGTATATCGTAAGGGAACGATTGGACGCGCAAAAGATCATCTAGAATTAACAGCACACACTCTTAACGATGAACTATCTAGTATAGACGGTCGAGCTTATGTAGCAGTTACGAAAGGACTGGTCACACAGTCTAGCTCAGCAATTCCTGTCGTCCCCCTGTACACTTCTGCGCTATACAAAGTCATGAAAGAGAAAGGACTTCATGAGGGTTGTATTGAGCAAACCTATCGGTTGTTTGCAGAACGTCTTTATGCGATCGAAGGGACTTCTGTGGACGAAGAAGGGCGTATCCGAATCGATGACTGGGAGATGTCCCCGGATGTACAGGATCAAGTGACTCAAATCTGGGATAAACTCACGACAGACAATATCTATGAATTGACAGATCTAGAAAGCTACAAACAGGAGTTTTTCCAGTTATTCGGATTTGAGACTGAGGGTGTAGATTATGAAGCTGAGACTGATCCAGACGTAACGGTTACCAATCAGCGGTAA
- a CDS encoding phosphotransferase family protein: MESFTKTKLTTEQQNDLVGVTFGSHVSIQRSTELTGGYFNAAYDLLLSDGRDMILKIAPSAEADTLSYEHDIMSVEVAAMRLMKSKGTVPVPEVYAYDNSKEMISSEFFFMEKIVGQPYNEIKEALSSQQRISIEEELGRYSRLINEIPGERFGLFSASTPVKGTSWRETFKHLIMNLLEDARRLKVEMPIPLETVEAEIKSHLHVMDAVVEPRLIHWDLWDGNVFVREGRIVALIDWERALWGDPLMEYYFRYIENSEHFCRGYGNSFDSPNEHARKKLYDLYIDLIYFIECYSRKYDSQGHLEWAHDNLLEGWKRFMN, translated from the coding sequence TTGGAGAGCTTTACTAAAACAAAATTAACGACAGAGCAACAGAATGATTTGGTAGGTGTTACTTTTGGAAGCCATGTGAGCATTCAGCGAAGTACTGAACTGACAGGTGGCTATTTTAACGCAGCATATGACCTTTTATTATCAGATGGAAGAGACATGATTCTTAAGATAGCACCGTCAGCTGAAGCAGATACCCTTAGTTACGAGCATGATATTATGTCTGTAGAGGTTGCGGCGATGCGACTGATGAAGTCAAAAGGGACAGTACCTGTGCCTGAGGTATACGCTTATGATAACAGTAAAGAAATGATTTCAAGTGAGTTTTTTTTCATGGAGAAAATAGTTGGCCAGCCCTATAATGAAATTAAGGAAGCGCTAAGCTCGCAGCAGAGAATAAGTATTGAGGAAGAGTTAGGTCGTTATTCCCGTTTAATTAATGAAATTCCTGGTGAGCGTTTCGGATTATTTAGTGCGTCCACACCAGTAAAAGGAACTTCATGGCGGGAAACTTTTAAACATTTGATAATGAATCTGCTTGAAGATGCACGTCGTTTAAAGGTAGAAATGCCCATTCCGTTAGAAACTGTTGAGGCAGAGATCAAAAGTCACTTACATGTTATGGACGCAGTCGTTGAGCCTCGTCTAATACATTGGGATTTATGGGATGGCAATGTGTTTGTGCGAGAGGGCCGCATTGTTGCATTGATTGATTGGGAACGGGCACTTTGGGGCGATCCACTTATGGAATATTATTTTCGCTATATTGAGAATTCAGAGCATTTCTGCAGAGGTTACGGGAATAGCTTCGACAGCCCAAACGAACATGCCCGTAAAAAACTCTACGACTTATATATCGACTTAATTTACTTCATCGAGTGTTATTCGCGTAAGTACGATAGCCAAGGTCACCTTGAGTGGGCGCATGATAATCTGCTTGAGGGCTGGAAGCGGTTCATGAATTAA
- a CDS encoding ABC transporter ATP-binding protein: MERLLEVKDLAISFKTHGGEVQAIRGVSFHVDKGETLAIVGESGSGKSVTSQAVMKLVPTPPGEYKRGQILFDGQDLIGKTEKQMQKIRGKEIGMIFQDPMTSLNPMMKVGRQITEVLLKHENISKADANKRGIELLNLVGIPSPERRFNQYPHEFSGGMRQRVVIAMALAANPKLLIADEPTTALDVTIQAQILDLMKELQKKIDTAIIFITHDLGVVARMADRVAVMYAGQIVEMGTAEEIFYDPRHPYTWGLLASMPSLESKGSLLTAIPGTPPDLIKPPKGDAFALRSTYAMQIDMEKEPPMYKVSDTHMVKSWLMHPMAPKVEPPAVVKNRQRVLKNAYPEPVLVQEGAN; this comes from the coding sequence ATGGAGCGCCTTTTAGAGGTAAAAGACTTAGCGATATCATTCAAAACACACGGCGGAGAGGTACAAGCGATCCGTGGTGTTAGCTTCCATGTAGATAAAGGTGAAACTCTAGCGATTGTTGGGGAGTCAGGTTCCGGTAAAAGTGTAACCTCACAAGCGGTTATGAAGCTAGTTCCCACACCACCAGGAGAATATAAACGCGGACAGATTCTGTTCGATGGACAAGATTTGATTGGCAAGACAGAGAAGCAGATGCAGAAGATCCGCGGTAAAGAGATCGGTATGATCTTCCAAGATCCGATGACCTCTCTGAACCCAATGATGAAGGTCGGCAGACAAATTACTGAAGTGCTGCTTAAACATGAGAACATCTCCAAGGCTGATGCGAATAAACGTGGGATTGAGCTTCTCAATCTTGTAGGTATTCCTTCTCCAGAACGTCGCTTCAATCAATATCCACATGAATTCAGTGGTGGTATGCGTCAACGTGTTGTTATTGCAATGGCACTTGCTGCGAACCCTAAGCTTCTGATTGCGGATGAGCCGACTACTGCGCTCGACGTAACCATCCAAGCACAAATCCTTGATTTGATGAAGGAATTGCAAAAGAAGATTGATACGGCTATTATTTTTATCACCCATGATCTCGGGGTTGTAGCAAGAATGGCAGATCGTGTAGCTGTAATGTATGCCGGACAAATTGTTGAAATGGGAACAGCGGAAGAGATCTTCTACGATCCAAGACACCCATACACTTGGGGCTTGCTAGCTTCCATGCCAAGTCTAGAGAGCAAAGGATCTTTGCTAACAGCAATCCCTGGTACTCCTCCAGATTTGATCAAACCGCCTAAGGGCGATGCTTTCGCACTACGTTCCACTTACGCTATGCAAATCGATATGGAGAAAGAGCCTCCAATGTATAAGGTTTCGGATACCCATATGGTGAAGTCTTGGCTAATGCATCCGATGGCTCCTAAGGTGGAACCGCCGGCAGTTGTTAAGAACAGACAACGTGTGCTTAAGAATGCTTATCCAGAGCCAGTTTTGGTACAAGAAGGCGCTAATTAA